A single genomic interval of Plantibacter sp. Leaf314 harbors:
- the dhaL gene encoding dihydroxyacetone kinase subunit DhaL: MALDGAWAIAWMRGSAAVISERRVELITLDRDIGDGDHGENLDRGFSAVLGKLDGQPADATPSDILKLAATTLISTVGGASGPLYGTALLKASIAVAGKAELDADAVVALLTAARDGIVLRGKATTGDKTMVDAWTPAVDAAADAAAAGETPGGVLAAAATAAQAGAVSTEPLVARKGRASYLGERAIGHRDPGAQSTAYLLGAASAAASGETA; this comes from the coding sequence ATGGCACTGGATGGAGCCTGGGCGATCGCCTGGATGCGGGGGAGTGCTGCGGTGATCTCGGAGCGCCGCGTGGAGCTCATCACGCTCGACCGCGACATCGGCGACGGGGACCACGGTGAGAACCTCGACCGGGGGTTCTCTGCGGTCCTCGGGAAACTGGACGGGCAGCCGGCCGACGCGACGCCCTCGGACATCCTGAAGCTCGCGGCGACGACGCTCATCTCCACGGTCGGCGGCGCCAGCGGACCGCTGTACGGCACGGCACTGCTGAAAGCGTCGATCGCCGTGGCGGGGAAGGCCGAGTTGGATGCGGACGCCGTGGTCGCCTTGCTGACGGCGGCGCGCGACGGGATCGTGCTCCGAGGCAAGGCGACGACCGGCGACAAGACCATGGTCGACGCCTGGACACCGGCCGTCGACGCTGCCGCGGACGCCGCCGCCGCGGGGGAGACCCCGGGCGGCGTCCTCGCTGCCGCCGCTACGGCGGCCCAGGCCGGTGCCGTGTCGACCGAACCGCTCGTGGCGCGGAAGGGGCGCGCAAGCTACCTCGGTGAGCGTGCGATCGGCCATCGCGATCCCGGCGCGCAGTCGACCGCGTACCTGCTCGGTGCGGCGTCGGCGGCGGCATCGGGGGAGACTGCATGA
- a CDS encoding glycerophosphodiester phosphodiesterase family protein: MAASSLPFFQPAGPRVFAHRGLAGPGVPENTLSSFRRALATGADALETDTHRTRDGHAVLFHDASLRRITGDPRPIAELDLADLQQIDLGGDRVPTLHEALMAFPEARFNLDVKDAAAALPAAEAILRADARDRVLVTSFDEDRRSAVLDALGGDAGSADIPTSASAAILLRVLPTVALHRGDAALRRALDGVHALQIPERYRGVPLLTRRLLRRMHALGVEVHVWTVNDPADMRRLLDLGVDGLVTDRSDLAFEVLRSR, encoded by the coding sequence GTGGCGGCATCGAGCCTCCCCTTCTTCCAGCCGGCCGGTCCTCGGGTGTTCGCGCACCGAGGGCTGGCCGGTCCTGGTGTTCCGGAGAACACGCTGTCCTCCTTCCGTCGGGCCCTCGCCACGGGCGCCGACGCTCTCGAGACCGACACGCACCGCACGCGCGACGGGCATGCGGTCCTCTTCCACGACGCGTCCTTGCGGCGGATCACCGGCGATCCGAGGCCGATCGCCGAGCTGGACCTGGCGGACCTCCAGCAGATCGACCTCGGCGGTGATCGTGTCCCGACGCTCCACGAGGCGCTCATGGCCTTCCCCGAAGCGCGCTTCAACCTGGACGTGAAGGATGCGGCTGCAGCACTGCCGGCTGCCGAGGCCATCCTCCGGGCCGACGCGCGCGATCGGGTCCTCGTCACCTCGTTCGACGAGGATCGGCGGTCGGCGGTGCTGGATGCGCTCGGCGGCGACGCCGGATCGGCGGACATCCCCACCTCGGCGTCGGCGGCGATCCTGCTCCGAGTGCTGCCGACCGTCGCCCTCCACCGCGGCGACGCGGCGCTCCGCCGGGCACTGGACGGTGTGCACGCCCTCCAGATCCCCGAGCGGTATCGCGGCGTCCCCCTCCTGACCAGACGACTCCTGCGCCGGATGCACGCCCTCGGCGTCGAAGTGCACGTCTGGACCGTCAACGACCCGGCCGACATGCGCCGCCTGCTCGATCTCGGTGTCGACGGTCTCGTCACCGACCGGTCCGACCTCGCCTTCGAGGTCCTGCGCTCGCGCTGA
- a CDS encoding RNA polymerase-binding protein RbpA — translation MADRSLRGMRLGAQSLQTEEGVIFSARSNHTYRCQSCERETTMTFAADAEVPELWECRHCGAEAVLLVDSQPVVVDRGDVKIPRSHWDMLLERRSRDELEELLEERLSYLRARRGQQKSA, via the coding sequence ATGGCAGATCGCAGTTTGCGCGGAATGCGCTTGGGCGCCCAGAGTCTACAAACGGAAGAGGGCGTCATATTCTCGGCGCGGAGCAACCACACCTACCGGTGCCAGAGTTGTGAGCGCGAGACCACGATGACGTTCGCCGCCGATGCGGAAGTCCCCGAGCTGTGGGAGTGCCGGCACTGCGGTGCCGAGGCTGTCTTGCTCGTCGACTCACAGCCGGTGGTCGTCGACCGCGGCGATGTGAAGATCCCGAGGAGCCACTGGGACATGTTGCTCGAACGTCGCTCGCGCGACGAGCTGGAGGAACTGCTCGAAGAGCGGCTGTCCTACCTCCGCGCGCGTCGCGGCCAGCAGAAGAGCGCGTAG
- a CDS encoding SPFH domain-containing protein encodes MNDISSGAIIGWVIAAIVVIFVLVVLFRSIRIIPQASAGVVERLGKYHKTLLPGLNLLIPFIDRLRPLIDLRETVVSFPPQPVITEDNLVVSIDTVVYFQVTDARAATYEIANYLGAVEQLTTTTLRNVVGGLNLEEALTSRDEINSKLRIVLDEATGKWGIRVGRVELKAIDPPLSIQDSMEKQMRAERDRRALILTAEGTKQSAILTAEGARQAEILRAEGDAQAAVLRAQGEASAIQTVFKAIHDGDPDEKLLGYQYLQMLPKLAEGQANKLWVIPSELTEALKGIGSAFGPGNTRDPAAAARSAAAAAAAPPFTPSSSSAQASSASASTQVPGHPES; translated from the coding sequence GTGAACGACATCTCATCAGGAGCGATCATCGGCTGGGTGATCGCCGCCATCGTCGTCATCTTCGTGCTGGTGGTGCTGTTCCGCTCCATCCGCATCATCCCGCAGGCCAGTGCAGGCGTGGTCGAACGGCTCGGGAAGTACCACAAGACCCTCCTGCCGGGCTTGAACCTCCTCATCCCCTTCATCGACCGCCTGCGGCCGCTCATCGACCTCCGCGAGACCGTCGTGTCGTTCCCGCCCCAGCCGGTGATCACCGAGGACAACCTCGTCGTCTCGATCGACACGGTCGTCTACTTCCAGGTCACCGACGCTCGTGCGGCCACCTATGAGATCGCGAACTACCTGGGTGCCGTCGAGCAGCTCACGACGACGACCCTCAGGAACGTCGTCGGTGGCTTGAATCTCGAGGAGGCGCTCACCAGCCGAGACGAGATCAACAGCAAGCTCCGGATCGTCCTCGACGAGGCGACCGGCAAGTGGGGCATCCGCGTCGGCCGCGTCGAGCTCAAGGCGATCGATCCGCCGCTCTCGATCCAGGACTCGATGGAGAAGCAGATGCGCGCCGAGCGGGATCGCCGAGCGCTCATCCTGACCGCGGAGGGAACCAAGCAGTCCGCGATCCTGACCGCGGAGGGTGCCCGACAGGCGGAGATCCTCCGCGCCGAGGGTGACGCGCAGGCCGCCGTCCTGCGGGCGCAGGGTGAGGCCTCGGCCATCCAGACGGTCTTCAAGGCCATCCACGACGGCGACCCGGACGAGAAGCTCCTCGGGTACCAGTACCTGCAGATGCTCCCGAAGCTCGCCGAAGGTCAGGCCAACAAGCTCTGGGTGATCCCGAGTGAACTGACGGAAGCACTCAAGGGCATCGGCTCCGCGTTCGGACCCGGCAACACGCGCGACCCAGCGGCTGCCGCTCGGTCTGCTGCAGCCGCCGCCGCGGCGCCGCCGTTCACGCCGTCGTCGTCGTCGGCCCAGGCGTCGTCGGCCTCGGCGTCCACGCAAGTACCCGGCCACCCGGAGTCCTGA
- a CDS encoding SDR family oxidoreductase: MTNPLAAGSLAGKNVLVTGSSRGIGADTIRYFAGAGANVVINYRNKEARAVKLADEVRALGVQAVVVGADLTDPASVAAMFATTKAELGDLDVLVLNASGGMESGMAEDYAMQLNRDAQVSVVEHAMPLLRPGSRIVFVTSHQAHFIRTTPTMPEYVPVATSKRAGEDALRAKQDTFDAAGVDFVVVSGDMIEGTITATLLERANPGAISSRKESAGRLYNVGEFAAEVAAAAVEPIPAQHTRYVGDTSDFIAE; this comes from the coding sequence GTGACGAACCCTCTGGCCGCCGGATCCCTCGCCGGGAAGAACGTCCTCGTGACGGGCTCGTCGCGCGGCATCGGCGCAGACACCATCCGATACTTCGCCGGCGCCGGCGCGAACGTGGTCATCAACTACCGCAACAAGGAGGCGCGCGCCGTCAAGCTCGCCGACGAGGTGCGGGCGCTCGGTGTGCAGGCGGTCGTCGTCGGAGCCGACCTCACGGATCCGGCCTCGGTCGCCGCGATGTTCGCGACGACGAAAGCCGAGCTGGGCGACCTCGACGTCCTGGTCCTGAACGCCTCCGGAGGCATGGAGAGCGGCATGGCCGAGGACTACGCCATGCAGCTCAACCGTGACGCCCAGGTGAGCGTGGTCGAGCACGCCATGCCGCTGCTGCGCCCGGGCTCACGGATCGTCTTCGTCACGAGCCACCAGGCGCACTTCATCCGGACCACCCCGACGATGCCCGAGTACGTGCCCGTCGCGACCTCCAAGCGAGCCGGTGAGGACGCCCTCCGCGCCAAGCAGGACACCTTCGACGCTGCCGGGGTCGACTTCGTCGTCGTGTCGGGCGACATGATCGAGGGGACCATCACCGCGACCCTGCTGGAACGCGCGAACCCTGGTGCGATCAGCTCGCGCAAGGAGTCGGCCGGACGTCTCTACAACGTCGGCGAGTTCGCTGCGGAGGTCGCCGCAGCCGCGGTGGAGCCGATCCCCGCGCAGCACACCCGGTACGTCGGCGACACGAGCGACTTCATCGCCGAATAG
- a CDS encoding NfeD family protein: protein MDVITEYAWIAWLVVILVFVIIEILSLEFTFLMLALGGVVGLLSGLVGAPWWLQLLIAAAAAVLLLLAVRPPLLRALQRGADPARSNIDALLGMPGLVMSTVTPHGGQVKLGNGEVWTARTPLDSPASSLEPGTRIILSVVDGATAVVIPVPTHPTPSGEQKEQS, encoded by the coding sequence ATGGACGTCATCACCGAGTACGCCTGGATCGCCTGGCTGGTGGTGATCCTCGTGTTCGTCATCATCGAGATCCTTTCGCTGGAGTTCACCTTCCTGATGCTCGCGCTCGGAGGCGTCGTCGGGTTGCTCTCCGGCCTGGTCGGAGCCCCGTGGTGGTTGCAGCTGCTCATCGCCGCGGCCGCCGCCGTCCTCCTGCTCCTCGCCGTCAGGCCGCCCCTGCTCCGAGCGTTGCAACGCGGCGCGGACCCGGCCAGGAGCAACATCGACGCGCTGCTCGGCATGCCGGGGCTCGTCATGTCCACGGTCACCCCGCACGGCGGCCAGGTCAAGCTCGGCAACGGCGAGGTCTGGACCGCCCGCACCCCCCTGGACTCCCCCGCCTCCTCGCTGGAGCCAGGCACCCGCATCATCCTGTCCGTCGTCGACGGCGCCACCGCCGTCGTCATCCCCGTCCCAACCCACCCGACCCCGTCGGGCGAGCAGAAGGAGCAGTCGTGA
- the dhaM gene encoding dihydroxyacetone kinase phosphoryl donor subunit DhaM: protein MSGGPVGLVFVSHSALIAEGLVDVARQMAPDAALAAAGGTDDGGIGTSFALVSAGITAVDAGAGVVVLCDLGSAILTAETALDFLDDAVRARVRIVDAPLVEGGVAAAVAAQTGRSLDEVVAAARSAAGRPDMDAPRTETGSATAGPTDMPHAAATVRLRNKDGLHARPAAEFVRSASRFAANVVVNGKDAKSLLGIMSLGLVKGAEVHLQADGVDAEDAVQALTSLIESGFGEA, encoded by the coding sequence ATGAGCGGCGGACCCGTCGGACTCGTCTTCGTCTCCCACAGCGCGCTGATCGCTGAGGGACTCGTCGACGTGGCCCGCCAGATGGCCCCAGACGCCGCTCTGGCAGCGGCCGGAGGCACCGACGACGGTGGGATCGGCACCAGCTTCGCGCTGGTCTCCGCCGGGATCACCGCCGTCGATGCCGGAGCCGGCGTCGTGGTCCTGTGCGACCTCGGCTCGGCGATCCTGACGGCCGAGACCGCGCTCGACTTCCTCGACGACGCTGTTCGCGCGCGAGTCCGCATCGTGGACGCCCCGCTCGTGGAGGGAGGCGTCGCCGCGGCCGTCGCCGCCCAGACCGGTCGGTCGCTCGACGAGGTCGTCGCTGCCGCCCGGTCCGCCGCCGGCCGACCGGACATGGACGCCCCGAGGACGGAGACCGGATCGGCGACGGCCGGGCCGACGGACATGCCCCACGCCGCAGCGACGGTGAGGCTGCGCAACAAGGACGGTCTCCATGCCAGACCCGCTGCAGAGTTCGTGCGGTCCGCCAGCAGGTTCGCGGCGAACGTCGTCGTGAACGGCAAGGACGCGAAGAGTCTGCTCGGGATCATGTCGCTCGGCCTCGTGAAGGGCGCCGAGGTGCATCTGCAGGCCGACGGGGTCGATGCCGAAGACGCCGTCCAGGCGCTCACGTCGCTCATCGAGTCCGGCTTCGGTGAGGCGTGA
- the dhaK gene encoding dihydroxyacetone kinase subunit DhaK, producing the protein MKKLINDPKDVVAEAVAGFGAAHADLVSVSLDPVFITRADAPVAGKVGIVSGGGSGHEPLHGGFVGFGMLDAAVPGPVFTSPTPDPIVAATKAVDGGAGVLHIVKNYTGDVLNFETAADLALAEGIEVRSVVIDDDVAVKDSLYTAGRRGVAGTVLVEKIAGARAEAGGGLDEVAEVALKVNARTRTMGVALTPCVVPHAGEPSFTLADDEIEIGIGIHGEPGRERIPLEPADRIVDRLLGAILEDLPYAPGERALVLVNGMGGTPQLELFIVYRRVAEALAERGIEVARSLVGNYTTSLEMQGVSITLLKLDDELTELWDAPVQTAALRWGR; encoded by the coding sequence ATGAAGAAGCTCATCAATGATCCGAAGGACGTCGTCGCTGAGGCGGTGGCCGGCTTCGGAGCCGCGCACGCCGATCTCGTCTCCGTGTCCCTCGACCCCGTGTTCATCACGCGCGCGGACGCGCCGGTCGCCGGGAAGGTCGGGATCGTGAGCGGCGGAGGGAGCGGACATGAGCCCCTCCACGGCGGATTCGTCGGGTTCGGCATGCTCGACGCGGCGGTGCCCGGGCCGGTCTTCACCTCACCGACGCCCGACCCGATCGTCGCCGCGACCAAGGCCGTGGACGGGGGCGCCGGGGTGCTCCACATCGTGAAGAACTACACGGGGGACGTGCTCAACTTCGAGACCGCGGCCGACCTCGCGCTGGCCGAGGGGATCGAGGTGCGATCGGTCGTCATCGACGACGACGTCGCCGTCAAGGACTCGCTCTACACCGCCGGACGCCGCGGCGTCGCCGGGACCGTCCTGGTGGAGAAGATCGCGGGTGCCCGGGCAGAGGCCGGGGGAGGGCTCGACGAGGTCGCCGAGGTCGCCCTCAAGGTCAACGCGCGGACGCGCACGATGGGTGTCGCTCTCACCCCTTGCGTCGTCCCGCACGCCGGTGAGCCCAGTTTCACCCTCGCCGACGACGAGATCGAGATCGGCATCGGCATCCACGGCGAGCCGGGTCGCGAACGTATCCCGTTGGAACCGGCGGACCGTATCGTCGACCGGTTGCTCGGCGCCATCCTCGAGGATCTGCCGTATGCGCCGGGTGAACGGGCGCTCGTCCTCGTGAACGGCATGGGCGGGACGCCGCAGCTCGAACTCTTCATCGTGTACCGCCGCGTCGCCGAAGCCCTCGCGGAGCGGGGGATCGAGGTCGCCCGATCGTTGGTCGGCAACTACACGACGAGCCTCGAGATGCAGGGGGTGTCGATCACCCTCCTGAAACTCGACGACGAATTGACCGAATTGTGGGACGCGCCGGTGCAGACCGCCGCGCTCCGGTGGGGACGGTAG
- a CDS encoding excinuclease ABC subunit UvrA: MDAASHDTRVADTHDVIRVKGAREHNLRNVDVELPKRRLTVFTGVSGSGKSSLVFGTIAAESQRMINETYSAFVQGFMPSQARPDVDVLEGLTTAIIVDQERMGSNSRSTVGTATDANTMLRILFSRLGDPAIGSPQAFSFNVASISGAGAVTIERGGQSTKERRSFSITGGMCPQCEGMGTVNDIDRSQLYDATKSLNEGALTIPGYTPDGWGVRIFTGSGFLDADKPIQDYTERELHDFLHKEPVKVKVGDINMTYEGLIPKVQKSFLSKDREAMQPHIRAFVDRAVTFTTCPTCQGTRLSEGARSSRIAGRNIAELCAMQISDLAAWIRGLDEPSVRPLLTVLQETLDSFVAIGLGYLSLDRATGTLSGGEAQRTKMIRHLGSSLTDVTYVFDEPTVGLHPHDIQRMNELLLRLRDKGNTVLVVEHKPETITIADHVVDLGPGAGRSGGQVMFEGTVDGLRASDTLTGRHLDDRAALKPDVRRPTGVIEVRGAVRHNLQGVDVDVPLGVLVVVTGVAGSGKSSLIHGSIAGRPGVVTVDQSPIRGSRRSNPATYTGLLEPIRKAFAKANGVKPALFSSNSAGACPNCNGAGVVFTDLGVMASVSAVCEVCEGRRFDASVLEYHLGERDISDVLAMSVTEAEAFFAEGPARTPAAHAILARLADVGLGYLSLGQPLTTLSGGERQRLKLATQMADAGDVYILDEPTTGLHLADVEQLLGLLDRLVDSGKSVIVIEHHQAVMAHADWIVDLGPGAGHDGGRLVFAGTPGALIEARSTLTAEHLARYVGA; this comes from the coding sequence ATGGACGCCGCATCGCATGACACCCGGGTCGCCGACACCCACGACGTGATCCGGGTCAAGGGCGCCCGTGAGCACAATCTCCGAAACGTCGACGTCGAGCTCCCGAAGCGTCGTCTGACGGTCTTCACCGGTGTGTCCGGCTCGGGGAAGAGCTCGCTCGTGTTCGGGACGATCGCGGCCGAGTCCCAGCGCATGATCAACGAAACCTACAGCGCCTTCGTCCAGGGCTTCATGCCGTCGCAGGCACGCCCGGACGTCGACGTGCTCGAAGGGCTCACCACGGCGATCATCGTCGATCAGGAGCGGATGGGGTCGAACTCGCGGTCGACGGTCGGCACGGCGACCGACGCGAACACCATGTTGCGCATCCTCTTCAGTCGGCTCGGAGACCCGGCCATCGGGTCGCCGCAGGCGTTCTCCTTCAACGTCGCCTCGATCAGCGGCGCCGGAGCGGTGACCATCGAGCGTGGGGGACAGAGCACGAAGGAGCGGCGGAGCTTCTCGATCACTGGCGGGATGTGCCCGCAGTGCGAGGGCATGGGCACAGTGAACGACATCGACCGCTCCCAGCTCTACGACGCCACGAAGTCGCTCAACGAGGGCGCGCTCACCATCCCCGGCTACACACCGGACGGGTGGGGTGTGCGCATCTTCACCGGCTCCGGCTTCCTCGACGCGGACAAACCCATCCAGGACTACACGGAGCGCGAGCTCCACGACTTCCTCCACAAGGAGCCTGTGAAGGTCAAGGTCGGCGACATCAACATGACCTACGAGGGTCTGATCCCGAAGGTGCAGAAGTCGTTCCTCTCGAAGGATCGTGAGGCGATGCAGCCACACATCCGCGCCTTCGTGGACCGTGCCGTCACCTTCACCACCTGTCCCACGTGCCAGGGGACCCGTCTGAGCGAGGGCGCACGGAGCTCCCGTATCGCCGGACGGAACATCGCGGAGCTGTGCGCGATGCAGATCAGCGACCTCGCGGCGTGGATCCGGGGGCTCGACGAGCCGTCGGTGCGACCGCTGCTGACGGTCCTCCAGGAGACCTTGGACTCCTTCGTCGCCATCGGGCTGGGGTACCTGTCCCTCGACCGTGCCACCGGTACCCTCTCGGGTGGCGAAGCACAGCGGACCAAGATGATCCGCCATCTCGGATCGTCACTCACCGATGTGACGTATGTCTTCGACGAGCCGACCGTCGGACTGCACCCCCACGACATCCAGCGGATGAACGAACTCCTCCTGCGACTCCGCGACAAAGGCAACACCGTCCTCGTCGTCGAACACAAACCGGAGACGATCACGATCGCCGACCACGTCGTCGACCTCGGCCCCGGAGCCGGCAGGAGCGGGGGACAGGTGATGTTCGAGGGGACGGTCGACGGTCTGCGGGCCAGCGACACCCTCACCGGACGCCACCTCGACGACCGGGCGGCACTGAAGCCGGATGTACGTCGTCCGACGGGGGTCATCGAGGTCCGCGGAGCAGTTCGGCACAACCTCCAGGGCGTCGACGTCGACGTACCACTGGGCGTCCTGGTGGTCGTCACGGGCGTCGCCGGCTCGGGGAAGAGCTCCCTCATCCACGGTTCGATCGCCGGACGTCCGGGCGTCGTGACGGTGGACCAGAGCCCGATCCGCGGCTCGCGTCGCAGCAACCCGGCGACCTACACCGGCCTGCTCGAACCCATCCGCAAGGCGTTCGCGAAGGCGAACGGCGTGAAGCCCGCGCTGTTCAGCTCGAACTCGGCCGGAGCCTGCCCGAACTGCAACGGTGCCGGTGTCGTCTTCACCGATCTCGGTGTCATGGCGAGCGTGTCGGCCGTCTGCGAGGTGTGCGAGGGCCGCCGCTTCGACGCTTCCGTTCTGGAATATCACTTGGGGGAGCGGGACATCAGTGACGTGCTCGCCATGTCCGTGACAGAGGCCGAGGCGTTCTTCGCCGAGGGGCCGGCCCGGACGCCCGCCGCACACGCGATCCTGGCACGACTCGCAGATGTCGGACTGGGGTACCTCAGCCTCGGCCAGCCGTTGACGACCCTGTCGGGCGGTGAACGCCAGCGGCTCAAGCTGGCGACGCAGATGGCCGACGCCGGCGACGTCTACATCCTGGACGAGCCGACGACGGGCCTGCACCTCGCCGACGTGGAACAGCTGCTCGGGTTGCTCGACCGCCTGGTGGACTCGGGCAAGTCGGTGATCGTCATCGAGCACCATCAGGCGGTGATGGCTCACGCGGACTGGATCGTCGATCTGGGGCCAGGCGCGGGTCACGACGGCGGGCGCTTGGTGTTCGCCGGGACGCCCGGAGCACTCATCGAAGCGCGATCGACCCTGACTGCAGAACATCTGGCGCGGTACGTGGGCGCCTGA
- a CDS encoding HdeD family acid-resistance protein has protein sequence MTEPSVTTYTLNAAKLTAGQISGVRWAFAVGGVLTILLGVFLLLAPKASLVAVAWIFAIYFLIAGIARIVRGVLAREHGGLWRVLTIVFGVLLLAAGVYIVIDPLLGIGALVFVIGLSWIVEGVASLFDAAPDVSRWITVLYGVISVVAGVFVLANPLLAAFTLLLVTAFFLIAAGVVEIIQAVTFGKQVKRAGLAG, from the coding sequence ATGACCGAACCGTCCGTGACCACCTACACCTTGAATGCGGCGAAACTCACCGCCGGGCAGATCTCCGGCGTCCGTTGGGCGTTCGCCGTCGGCGGTGTCCTCACCATCCTCCTCGGAGTCTTCCTGCTGCTCGCGCCGAAGGCGTCGCTCGTCGCCGTCGCCTGGATCTTCGCGATCTACTTCCTCATCGCCGGGATCGCCCGCATCGTTCGCGGCGTCCTCGCGCGGGAGCACGGTGGACTCTGGAGGGTCCTCACCATCGTGTTCGGCGTGCTGCTCCTCGCGGCAGGCGTCTACATCGTCATCGACCCGTTGCTCGGTATCGGCGCGCTCGTCTTCGTGATCGGCCTCTCCTGGATCGTCGAAGGCGTCGCCTCACTGTTCGACGCAGCACCGGACGTGTCGCGGTGGATCACGGTCCTCTACGGGGTGATCAGTGTCGTCGCCGGCGTGTTCGTGCTCGCGAACCCGCTCCTCGCCGCCTTCACGCTGCTGCTCGTCACCGCGTTCTTCCTCATCGCCGCCGGCGTCGTCGAGATCATCCAGGCGGTCACCTTCGGCAAGCAGGTGAAGCGGGCCGGTCTCGCCGGCTGA
- a CDS encoding TetR/AcrR family transcriptional regulator gives MPRVVDQQRFTERQTVILAAAYRCFAAQGFEGTTTADVCRAARVSSGTLFHYFPTKIDILLTLLRASAAWTEEHLHRATRTGRGKPALASYLTALDREHDAERQAGFTRAVHGAAHLPEVRAVLVEEAELVDRFLLEHITEAVRTRAARTDVPPERLARWTRWIIDGEAVDDDEQRPAGRLSVAVRSLLDLG, from the coding sequence ATGCCCCGTGTAGTGGACCAGCAGCGCTTCACGGAACGACAGACCGTGATCCTCGCCGCGGCATACCGGTGCTTCGCCGCCCAGGGATTCGAAGGCACCACGACGGCCGACGTCTGCCGAGCGGCTCGTGTCTCCTCCGGAACCCTGTTCCACTATTTCCCGACGAAGATCGACATCCTGCTCACCCTGCTCCGAGCCAGTGCCGCGTGGACCGAGGAACACCTCCACCGCGCCACGCGCACCGGCCGCGGGAAGCCGGCCCTTGCGAGTTACCTCACGGCACTCGACCGCGAGCACGACGCCGAGCGTCAGGCGGGATTCACCCGAGCGGTCCACGGTGCCGCACACCTCCCCGAGGTGAGAGCCGTCCTCGTCGAGGAGGCGGAGCTCGTCGACCGCTTCCTCCTGGAGCACATCACCGAAGCGGTGCGCACCCGAGCCGCACGCACGGATGTCCCACCGGAGCGCCTGGCCCGATGGACACGATGGATCATCGACGGCGAGGCCGTCGACGATGACGAGCAGCGGCCCGCCGGCCGCCTGAGCGTCGCCGTCCGATCGCTCCTCGATCTGGGGTGA